The following nucleotide sequence is from Caldicellulosiruptor saccharolyticus DSM 8903.
ATTCCTGCGTTGAGGCGCAACTAAATGATTTAGGAATTATTGCAGTCAAAGATGGCTATTGGATTTACGTTGGAGGCAAAGGAGGCCGTCAGCCACAATTAGGTACTCGGTTAGATGTGGTTATAAAAGAAGAATATCTAATCGACACTGTTAAAAGGATTGTTAATGGCTATATTAAGGTTGCACAAAACGAACGATTGGCTGAAGTTATTAACCGCATGGGGCTTTTGCCATTCCTCAAAATAGCATTGGCATGGAATAGTGAAGGAATAAAGACATGCATGGGTGCGCGCTATTGCAAAAATGGTGTTGGTGATGTCCATGCTATAGCCGAGCATATAGTATCTTCAGGCAATTTACAAGGAAATATAACTATCAGTGGTTGTGGTAATGCATGTGCTATGGATAAGGAGCAGATTACAATGTTGTTGTTTTGAAAGATAGAGTATGGGTATATAATAAAAACGGCGATATGGTAGTTATCAATGGGGACCAGTTACCGGAGTATTTTAAAAAAAATGGTATTTTAAAATAAAGTAAAATAAAAGCGGGGCAAAAAATATTTTTTACATTTTGTCAGATAGCTAAAACTTTGCAGAAAGTGGGTGTTTGGATGAATGGCTTGAAGGTTCTCTTCCATATTAACGAATTAAGCAGGTGGCAGATAGTGCTTGGAAATATCACCAATCTTTTGAATGATGTTGGGCAAGACAATGCTCACATTGAAGTAGTGATTAATGGTGAGGCAGTTTCTATTTTTAAAGATAAATGTAAGCAAGTAGAAAGTGGTAATTTGTGCAGTATATCATCTAATTTATCGCTTTTAGAGCAGATGGAGGAATTATCCAAAATAGGTGTAAAATTTGTAGCATGTCGAAATGCTCTGAAAGGCCAATCTATCGATGAAAATAGCCTTCCTGATTTTGTGACAGTTGTGCCAGTTGGCATAACAGAAATTGTCAGGAAACAGGCAGAAGGGTATGCCTATATCAAGCCTTGATTTACATTGTCTTAAATCTAAAAATAAGGCAGGTGAATAAGAGTGATGAAAGAAATAGTAGATTCTCATGTACATGTTTCATTGCTTCCATTTGAAGGATGGGAAAATATGTCCCTGGCAGGAGTAAGGAAAGTTATTGGCTGCTCGCTATTTTTTGGGGCAAAACATGCCGAAACGCTCTTTGACCACTTCCATCAGATGTTAACTCTTTCTATGAGTATTGCTGCTAAAAATGGTATTAAACTTTACGTCACCATTGGAATTCACCCAATGGGAATACCGGACGATTGGACCAGAGTGATCGATGCTCTTCCAGACTATCTTAAAATGAGTGGTATTGTTGGGCTTGGTGAGATTGGGCTTCATGAGGGAAACAAGCGGGAACAGGAAGTCCTCTATGAGCAATTGAAAATTGCCAAGGAATATGGGGCTGCAGTAATTCTTCATACTCCGCCAGAAAACAGGATTGAAATTACCAATAAAACAATTGAGATTGCTGCAAAGGTAGGAATTGAACCTCGAAAAGTGATAATAGACCATGCTAATTTAGATATTATTGACCTGATTGAAGACTTTGGTGCTGTGCCCGGTCTTACAATTCGCCAAGATGGTCTTACTCCTCAAGTGTTGCTGAATCATCTGGAACGTTTCCAACGAGGAGTACTTAATAGCGACTACAGTAATCTCAGACCCAATGACCCACTGAGTGTGCCCAAGACAGTAAGATACTTAGAATTGAATCGAGCTTGCCCAGAAATTATTGAGCGAATCGCAAGATACAATGCTGAGGAAGTTTTTGGCATTTAAATACTATTGCGAGGAGTAACTCCCATAATATGAGGAGATGAAAGTATGCCGGTCAGGCATGACCAAGATGAACTTCTTGATCTGACAATCCTTGCTTACCTCAAAAAGCTTGGACCAGA
It contains:
- a CDS encoding TatD family hydrolase; protein product: MKEIVDSHVHVSLLPFEGWENMSLAGVRKVIGCSLFFGAKHAETLFDHFHQMLTLSMSIAAKNGIKLYVTIGIHPMGIPDDWTRVIDALPDYLKMSGIVGLGEIGLHEGNKREQEVLYEQLKIAKEYGAAVILHTPPENRIEITNKTIEIAAKVGIEPRKVIIDHANLDIIDLIEDFGAVPGLTIRQDGLTPQVLLNHLERFQRGVLNSDYSNLRPNDPLSVPKTVRYLELNRACPEIIERIARYNAEEVFGI
- a CDS encoding DsrE family protein, whose amino-acid sequence is MNGLKVLFHINELSRWQIVLGNITNLLNDVGQDNAHIEVVINGEAVSIFKDKCKQVESGNLCSISSNLSLLEQMEELSKIGVKFVACRNALKGQSIDENSLPDFVTVVPVGITEIVRKQAEGYAYIKP
- a CDS encoding nitrite/sulfite reductase domain-containing protein translates to MVKKYINKGFIQQLDGSYAVIIHPVNGYLDPEQLETIWRLSKQYGGAKLTVTQAIMIFGIKPEDFDKIAEELEKVRLPLADIGPVVRNVKVCSCEHCKRVIRDVTPLAAQINQCLAGLATPKKFKIAVNGCPNSCVEAQLNDLGIIAVKDGYWIYVGGKGGRQPQLGTRLDVVIKEEYLIDTVKRIVNGYIKVAQNERLAEVINRMGLLPFLKIALAWNSEGIKTCMGARYCKNGVGDVHAIAEHIVSSGNLQGNITISGCGNACAMDKEQITMLLF